Below is a window of Arcobacter sp. CECT 8986 DNA.
TCATATGGACTATTTACTTTACTAATCCCATTTAATTTATATACACTCAAACTCTCATTTAGTATATCTGGCAGGTCACTTCTATAGTTTATTAGCCTTATTCTTGCTTTGATGTTTTGGTTGATTTGTGAGCGTAGTTGTTTTGTAATATTTTCTATCTTGCTAGACATAAAAATAGCCTTTATAAAAAGTAATAGAAAATATTATCTAAAAATAAGTTAAAAAATTATTTAAAATGTAAAATTATAGTTTAATCCAAACTCATTGGTTCCCCAAAGTAATAACCTTGAGAATAATGTATTCCAAGTTCTTTGACTTTTTCATATACATTTTTTGAGTGAATAAACTCTGCAATTGTCTCTATTCCCATTTTATTTGCAAAGTCAAGTATTGTCTCAGTTACCATTTGCGAGTCTTTATTTACATCAATATTTTTTATCATTGAAGCATCTATTTTTATATAATCAACTTTTAGTTTCATTAAGTATTCAAAGTTTGAGTAACCAGTACCAAAATCATCAATTGATATTTGGCAACCATAACTTTTAACTTCTTCAATAAAAGTTAGTACTTCATCAAAGTTTTCAATACCTTCTGATTCAATTAGTTCAAAAACAACTCTATTTCCAAAGTTTGATATTTTTAGATGAGTCATAATACAGTTATAAACTTCTTTATTTAAAATATCATCAACACTTAGATTTATAGATATTTTTTTATCTATTTTACTAAACTTTTCAAAAGTTTTTCTAACCATAATCATTGTTAGTTGAGGGTAAAGTTTATTTTTTTTCGCTAAATCTAAAAAGTGAATTGGAGAAATTAACTCTCCTGATACATCTTTTAATCTTATTAGTGATTCATATTTTATAATCTCTTTTGTTTGAGTATCTACAATTGGTTGGAAAAGAGGAATTATTCTATCTTCTTTTATCGCATCTTTTATTTTTTTACCCCATTTTAGGTTTTGTTCATATTCATGCTCAATTTTCATTGATGAATCATAAAGAATATATTTTTGTCTTTTTCTTTTTGCAATTTTAAGTGCAATATCTGCATTTGTAAGAAGAGCTTCATTTCCAACGGCAATTCCTACTGATACATTTACGTGTGCCTCATTTCCTTCATTTACTACAAAGATATTTTTTTCAATGATTTCTATTAGATATAAAGCTAAACTTTGTAACTCTTCAAGTGAAATATCTTGTTCATAATATAAAGCATACTCATCTGCATGTAGTTTAAATAAGTTAGAAGATTTAGGTGAGTTTTCTTCTAAAAGTTCAGAGATATGAACTAATAAATTATTCCCTGTATCATCTCCATAAAGGTCATTTATCTCTTGAAATTTATCAATATTTATTAACATTAAAGAAGCATAATTATTTTTATTTACTATTTCAAGAAGTCTTTTTCTATTTGGTAAAGATGTTAGTTCATCATTGTAAAATTGGTATTCTAATGAATCTAGCATTTTATTAAAGACTTTTTGCATAGAAGATAACTCTTCTATTTTGTTAGTTAAATCAACTCTTTGTTTTATATCTTTTTCATCAGTTATTTGGTTTATTTTATTAACAAAAACTTTAATAGGTTTTACTAAGTGTTTATCAAACTCAAAATATAAAGCTACAAATAATACAATTGAAAAAAGTATTATAAACATAACAAAAAAGTTTATCATACTTGTTAGAGATACTTTTAAATCTCTCACAGGATAAGATATATCAATAACTCCAAGAACATCACCACTTTTAGCATTTATGTGGCATTTTAAACACTGCTCTTGTGCTACAATTGGATAATAAAATTGTATTAATGATTCATCAATTATATTTAAAATTTCAGTATTGTGAAGTGCTTTTTTTACAAAAGGATTTGCTTTTCTTACTTTAGCATCATTTTCAATATCACCATATATTTTTGCAACAATAGGACTTCTATATACATTTACACTCATCTCTTCATCTATTGTATTTATTCTATCAATGATATTTGCTAAATCTTTTTTGTTCCATCCTTTTTCCATAGCTGAGTATAAAGATTGGAATATTAATTTACTTGTTTTTTTGGCATCTATTTTAGTGAGTTTTTCTATGGCATCTCTTTTTAAGTACTCTCCATATAAGAAAGCTAAAGCAAGAGTAATTATCAAAGTGAAAAGAATAATTTTAGTAATAAGTTTTTTATAAGTTGTTGATTTTTCCATAAAAGCCTAAAATAGTTGGTATGTTATATTGTATAAGCTTATTACTTAAAATATTATTTTATTATAATTTTTTAAATACCATTTAGTCATTTGTGACTAAATGATACTTACATTTTTCTAAGTCTATTATAACCAGATTTGATAAGTTTAAGTAGAGGTTTTCTATAAGAGTGAAATACATATTTTTTGATAAAATAAGCAATTCTTCCTTTTACGTGAACAAGCCCAAATAGGTTACCTGCTGCATATTCTCCACCAAGTGCGATTAGTATTCCATCAAGTTTAGGATTTGTTTTTATTAAACTTTTTCCTTCCATTAATTTAAGTACATTTTTACCTGCTAATCCACCACTAATTCTAGCGATTGTTACATTTGGAGGCATAATTTCATCTTGGTTATTTCTTATTTCTGCAATATCACCAATCGCAAAAATATTTTCATGTTCAACTGATTGCATATACTCATTTACAATTAATTGACCTCTATTATTAGTTTTTATATTTAACTCTTTAGTTAAAGGTGAAGCTTCAACTCCCCCTGTAAATATAACAAATGAGTGATTTATTTTTGTTCCATTAGATAAATAACAGTAACCATCTTCTACTTTTTCAAGTTTTGTATTTGTTATGATATTTATACCTAATTCTCTTAATCTCTCTTGTGAAATATTTATAAGTTGTTGTGTAAGTCCTGGTAAGATACTTACTGAACTACTTATCAAAGATATTTTTAGATTGTCACATGAAAAGTTTCCTCTTTGAAAAAACTTGTTAGAGTAGTATGCCATTTCTGCTGCTATTTCGACACCAGAAAGTCCAGCTCCAACTACAACAATATGTGTATCTGCACACTGTTTTGCTTCATCTCTGATTTTTTCAAAAAGTTGTTTTTCAAAACTTTGTTTAAAATCAATTGCTCTATGAAGTTTTTTAATATCATCAGCATTGTTTAAACCTGGAATTTGAGGAGGAAAGAAAGTTCTTGTTCCTGCTGCCATAATTAGATAATCAAACTCTACAATCTCTTTTTCTTCAGTGTAGATTTTCTTTTCTTCTTTATCTATTTTTCTTACTTTTAAATTTTTAAATTCTAAGTGGTTGTGATTGAAGCCCATACAAAGAGTAGTTAAATCAATAGTTACATCTGCAAAGTTAGATTTGTTAGCAATCAAATCATAAACTTCAGGCTGTAAATTATGATATGTATGTTTATCAATAAGTGTTATTTTGATATTTTTATTTTTAACCAGTTCTCTTAATGCATAAATACCTGCATATCCACCACCAATGACTACGACTTTTTTCATTAATGTTGCCTTCTTATATCTTTTTTCATAAAACTCCTAATTTAAAAATAACAAATAAGTAAATAATCAAGAGTTAAACTAAATATATTGCTATATTTAATATTTAAACTATTAGATTACTATTAAAACATTTTTTATATAAAAAAGAGTTGTCAATGTGTATATAATTTGTATAATTCAAAAATTTTAAAATTTCGAAAAAAATAACGAATTTAAATAATAAAAATTATCATTTAGTAATAAAAAAGTAGTAAGAAAATTTACATTTTATGTACAATTCTTACAATTATAGCTCAAATTTAAATATATCTTTTAAAATAATTATAATTTTAAAAGTTAAACAATAAAACTTATAAAGTAACCTGATTATTTTACTACGTTTTGTAAGTATATTTGCTTTAAAGATGCATTTTTGTATCATCACAAAAAATATAATAGGAAATAAGATGAAATATGTTGGAGCTCATGTAAGTGCAAGTGGTGGAGTTTATAATGCTCCAATTAATGCTACACAAATAGGTGCAAAAGCTTTTGCTCTTTTTACAAAAAATCAAAGACAATGGAAAGCAAAAGAGTTAGATACTAAAACTATTGATAAATGGTTTGAAGAGTTAGAAAAAAGTGGTATTCAACCAAAACATATTTTACCTCATGATAGTTATCTTATCAACTTAGGCCATCCAGAAGAAGAGAAAAGAGAAAAATCATTAGATGGTTTTATTCATGAATTACAAAGATGTGAAACTCTTAAATTAGATAGATTAAATTTTCATCCAGGAAGTCATCTTAGAAAAATAACTGAAGAAGAGTGTCTTGATAGAATTGCACTTTCAATGAATCAAGCAATTGATGCAACTAATGATGTGAAACTTGTAATAGAAAACACAGCAGGTCAAGGAAGTAATCTTGGATATAAGTTTGAACATCTAGCTTATATTATTGATAAAATTGAAGATAAAAGTAGAGTTGGTGTGTGTATTGATACATGTCATATGTTTACTGCTGGTTATGATATAAGAACAAAAGAAGCTTATGATAAAACATGGAGTGATTTTGATAATATTGTTGGAAGAGAATATCTTATGGGAATGCATATAAATGACTCAAAACCACCTTTAGGAAGTAGAGTAGATAGACACCACAGTTTAGGGCAAGGTGAGATTGGTTGGGATGCATTTAGATTTATAATGAATGATGAAAGAATGGATGATATTCCTCTTGTTCTTGAAACAATTGATGAGACAATTTGGGCTGAAGAGATAAAAGCACTTTATGATTTAGTAGAGAAGTAAAAAGAATAAATAGATGATACAACTGTCGAATATAACAAAAAGATTTGGAACAAAAGAGCTTTTTTCTGATTTAAGTTTTAGATTAAACTCTGGGAATAGAGTAGGTTTAGTAGGAAGAAATGGTTCTGGTAAATCTACATTGTTTAAACTTATTTTAGAAGAAGAGTTTTGTGATGAAGGGGAAATTCTAATTCCAAAAGGTTATAAAATTGGTGCATTAAAACAGCATTTAGAATTTACTGAAAAGACTTTACGAGATGAAACTGCACTTGCTTTAAGTGAAGAGGATAAATATAGTATTTATAAAGTTGAAAAGATACTTTTTGGTCTAGGATTTACTCAAGAAGATTTAGAAAAAAATCCTTTATCTTTTTCTGGTGGTTATCAAATTAGAATAAATTTAGCAAAACTATTGATTACAGAACCAAATCTTTTACTTTTAGATGAACCTACAAACTACTTAGATATTTTATCTTTGAGATGGTTGAAAAACTTTTTAAATAACTTTGATGGTGAAGTTATACTTATTACCCATGATAGAGATTTTATGGATGCTATTACTACTCATACAATGGGAATTATTAGAAAAAGTCTGTTTATGTTAGAAGGAAATACTCATAAATTTTATGAGCAACTTGAAGCAAATGATGAGCATCATGAAAAACAAAAAATAGCACAAGATAAAAAAAGAAAAGAGTTAGAAGAGTTTATTGCTAAAAATAAAGCAAGAGCCTCAACAGCAGCACAAGCCCAGTCAAAAGTTAAGCTATTAGAAAAGATGGACGAAATGGATGATATAGTTGATGAAGCAACTATTGATTTTGATTTTAACTTTAAAGATACTCCTGCAAAAGTATTATTGGATGTGAAAAATCTTAGTTTTGGATATACACAAGATAATATATTGTTTAAAAATATCTCTTTTTCTTTGAAAAAGTCAGAAACATTAGGAATAATAGGGAAAAATGGTAAAGGTAAATCAACTTTATTAAATACAATTGCACAAGAGTTAAAACAATTAGAAGGAACAGTTGATTATCACACTTCTACTTCTTTTGCACACTTTGGTCAAACAAATATCTCTCAACTAAATCCTAATAGTACAATAATGGATGAAGTCTATCTTGGAAATTCAAAGTTAGCAGAATCAACTGTAAGAAGTATTTGTGGTTCTATGATGTTTAGTGGTGATGATGTAAAGAAAAAAATATCACTACTTTCAGGTGGAGAAAAAAGTAGAGTTATGTTAGCTCAAATTTTAGCAAGAGATGTAAATCTTCTATTTTTGGATGAACCTACAAACCACTTAGATATGCAATCAATTGACTCTTTGACAAAAGCAATTAAAAACTTTAAAGGTTCTTGTATTATTGTTACACATAGTGAAGAACTTTTACGTCAAGTTTGTGATAGATTGATTGTATTTGCAAAAGATGAAGCTACATATTTTGATGGTACATATGATGAGTTTTTAGAAAAAATTGGTTGGGAAGATGAAGAGCTTGAAGAAAAAGTAAAAAAAACTCCTAAAGTAAATAAAAAAGAGAATAAAAAATTAAGAGCTGCACTAATTCAAGAAAGAAATAAAAAAACTAATCCACTAAAAAAAGAAGTTGAAAAATACGAAGAGAGAATTATTGAATTAGAAGATTTGATAGAAAAAGAACAAGCAGAACTTATGCAAGCTTCAAATGTAGGAGATAATAGTAAGATAATTGAATTGTCTCAAATAATACTAAAATACGAAAAAGAGGTTGAGCAGAAGTTTGAGAAGCTTGAAGAGTCTCAATTAGCTCTTGATGAGATAATTCATGAGTATGATATAAAATTAGAAGAGATTTAATTTTTAAGAGTATAAAAATTAAAATTTCTTTATAAGCAGAAAGCTTAATTAAAAATAAAAATAAAGGTTGTATAATCAATTCTCTTTTTTATAATTAATTATTATTCGGGAGAAATAATGCAAACTATTTTATATGCTCTTTTACCAATCTCTTTTCTTATATTTTTAGGGTATTTTTTTAAAAGAATAGAGTTTCCAAGTTTAGAATTTTGGCAACACGCAGATAAATTTACATACTATGTATTATTCCCTAGTTTACTTATATATAAACTCTCAACTGCTTCTTTGGATGATATAAATGGTTTTACTTTTGTATCTTCTGGTGTTGTTACTTTAATAGTTTTGACAATATTATCAATGTTTTTATCCAAATTTGTATTTTTATTTGAGGGAAAAGCTTTTACTTCTGTTTATCAAGGTGCAATTAGATTTAATTCATATGTTTTTTTAGCCTTGACTGCTACTATTTTAGGAGATAAAGGACTAGTTTTAGCAGCTCTTTTGATGACTTTTATGATACCTGTAATAAATATTTTATGTATTACAATCTTTTCAATTTATACAACAAATCAAAAAATAGATATTATCTCTTTTTTTAAATCAATTATAAAAAATCCTCTAATTATTGGATGTGTAGTTGGTGGAACTTTAAACTATTTTGGAATAAAACTATTTTTACCTTTAGAAAAAACTTTAGCAATTTTAAGCTCAGCTACTCTTCCTTTAGGTCTTTTATCTGTTGGAGTAGGGTTACATATAAAACATATAAATGAAGTAAAATTAGAGCTATTTAGTTCTTTATTT
It encodes the following:
- the nfo gene encoding deoxyribonuclease IV: MKYVGAHVSASGGVYNAPINATQIGAKAFALFTKNQRQWKAKELDTKTIDKWFEELEKSGIQPKHILPHDSYLINLGHPEEEKREKSLDGFIHELQRCETLKLDRLNFHPGSHLRKITEEECLDRIALSMNQAIDATNDVKLVIENTAGQGSNLGYKFEHLAYIIDKIEDKSRVGVCIDTCHMFTAGYDIRTKEAYDKTWSDFDNIVGREYLMGMHINDSKPPLGSRVDRHHSLGQGEIGWDAFRFIMNDERMDDIPLVLETIDETIWAEEIKALYDLVEK
- a CDS encoding EAL domain-containing protein → MEKSTTYKKLITKIILFTLIITLALAFLYGEYLKRDAIEKLTKIDAKKTSKLIFQSLYSAMEKGWNKKDLANIIDRINTIDEEMSVNVYRSPIVAKIYGDIENDAKVRKANPFVKKALHNTEILNIIDESLIQFYYPIVAQEQCLKCHINAKSGDVLGVIDISYPVRDLKVSLTSMINFFVMFIILFSIVLFVALYFEFDKHLVKPIKVFVNKINQITDEKDIKQRVDLTNKIEELSSMQKVFNKMLDSLEYQFYNDELTSLPNRKRLLEIVNKNNYASLMLINIDKFQEINDLYGDDTGNNLLVHISELLEENSPKSSNLFKLHADEYALYYEQDISLEELQSLALYLIEIIEKNIFVVNEGNEAHVNVSVGIAVGNEALLTNADIALKIAKRKRQKYILYDSSMKIEHEYEQNLKWGKKIKDAIKEDRIIPLFQPIVDTQTKEIIKYESLIRLKDVSGELISPIHFLDLAKKNKLYPQLTMIMVRKTFEKFSKIDKKISINLSVDDILNKEVYNCIMTHLKISNFGNRVVFELIESEGIENFDEVLTFIEEVKSYGCQISIDDFGTGYSNFEYLMKLKVDYIKIDASMIKNIDVNKDSQMVTETILDFANKMGIETIAEFIHSKNVYEKVKELGIHYSQGYYFGEPMSLD
- a CDS encoding ABC-F family ATP-binding cassette domain-containing protein; this encodes MIQLSNITKRFGTKELFSDLSFRLNSGNRVGLVGRNGSGKSTLFKLILEEEFCDEGEILIPKGYKIGALKQHLEFTEKTLRDETALALSEEDKYSIYKVEKILFGLGFTQEDLEKNPLSFSGGYQIRINLAKLLITEPNLLLLDEPTNYLDILSLRWLKNFLNNFDGEVILITHDRDFMDAITTHTMGIIRKSLFMLEGNTHKFYEQLEANDEHHEKQKIAQDKKRKELEEFIAKNKARASTAAQAQSKVKLLEKMDEMDDIVDEATIDFDFNFKDTPAKVLLDVKNLSFGYTQDNILFKNISFSLKKSETLGIIGKNGKGKSTLLNTIAQELKQLEGTVDYHTSTSFAHFGQTNISQLNPNSTIMDEVYLGNSKLAESTVRSICGSMMFSGDDVKKKISLLSGGEKSRVMLAQILARDVNLLFLDEPTNHLDMQSIDSLTKAIKNFKGSCIIVTHSEELLRQVCDRLIVFAKDEATYFDGTYDEFLEKIGWEDEELEEKVKKTPKVNKKENKKLRAALIQERNKKTNPLKKEVEKYEERIIELEDLIEKEQAELMQASNVGDNSKIIELSQIILKYEKEVEQKFEKLEESQLALDEIIHEYDIKLEEI
- a CDS encoding NAD(P)/FAD-dependent oxidoreductase yields the protein MKKVVVIGGGYAGIYALRELVKNKNIKITLIDKHTYHNLQPEVYDLIANKSNFADVTIDLTTLCMGFNHNHLEFKNLKVRKIDKEEKKIYTEEKEIVEFDYLIMAAGTRTFFPPQIPGLNNADDIKKLHRAIDFKQSFEKQLFEKIRDEAKQCADTHIVVVGAGLSGVEIAAEMAYYSNKFFQRGNFSCDNLKISLISSSVSILPGLTQQLINISQERLRELGINIITNTKLEKVEDGYCYLSNGTKINHSFVIFTGGVEASPLTKELNIKTNNRGQLIVNEYMQSVEHENIFAIGDIAEIRNNQDEIMPPNVTIARISGGLAGKNVLKLMEGKSLIKTNPKLDGILIALGGEYAAGNLFGLVHVKGRIAYFIKKYVFHSYRKPLLKLIKSGYNRLRKM
- a CDS encoding AEC family transporter, producing the protein MQTILYALLPISFLIFLGYFFKRIEFPSLEFWQHADKFTYYVLFPSLLIYKLSTASLDDINGFTFVSSGVVTLIVLTILSMFLSKFVFLFEGKAFTSVYQGAIRFNSYVFLALTATILGDKGLVLAALLMTFMIPVINILCITIFSIYTTNQKIDIISFFKSIIKNPLIIGCVVGGTLNYFGIKLFLPLEKTLAILSSATLPLGLLSVGVGLHIKHINEVKLELFSSLFIKLAIFPTFIFFIARGFGVEGDALAVLVLFGSMPTASSAYILARQLGGDLKLMSAIITTETLVSIFSISAILMLFQSYFN